In one Triplophysa dalaica isolate WHDGS20190420 chromosome 9, ASM1584641v1, whole genome shotgun sequence genomic region, the following are encoded:
- the LOC130428763 gene encoding LOW QUALITY PROTEIN: chordin-like (The sequence of the model RefSeq protein was modified relative to this genomic sequence to represent the inferred CDS: deleted 1 base in 1 codon), with translation MEATRALWILSCVLMSVQSSRLKTPALPIQPERDPMISKGVSGCSFGGRFYSLEDTWHPDLGEPFGVMHCVMCHCEPQRSRRGKVFGKVSCKNMKQDCPEPTCDDPVLLPGHCCKSCPKGDSEGKEVESLYEFFHEKEDDLHKSYNDRSYISSEDVSVRDSRMDFVALLTSVGNSWLPSSSGVARARFTLTKTTLTFSIMYQRMNRPRLISVLDTDGNTAFELRVPQTDSDMICGVWKNLPKFHLSQLEAEQLRLFMSTDDNRKEELEGKIIKHRALFAETFSALLTPEEVHSGMGGIAMFTLSDTENNLHFILILQGLIPRAEKSSVKFPVRVKLLYRQHLLREIRANISAEDSDFAEVLADLNSRELFWLSRGQLQIAVETDAPNRRVISGFISGKTSCDTLQSVMSSGSALSPGETGGVGSAVFTLHQNGSLDYQVLVAGLSSGVVGVTIEMKPRRRSKRSVLYDITGDYSSSGERGGGRAAGVAGRVEARHIHMLLQNELFINIATAEQPEGELRGQIRTLPYNGLDARRHELPVPLAGQFVSPAVRTGAAGHAWIFVDEQCHLHYEIVVNGLSRSEDASINAHLHGLAEIGEMDDAATNHKRLLTGFYGQQAQGVLKDLSLELLRHLDEGKAYIQVSTKMNPRGEIRGLIHVPNSCEFGSRGEVVEEAEFDDLVFVRDPAEVKKDPHACFFEGEHHAHGSQWTPQYNNCFTCTCQKKTVICDPVICPVLSCPHKIQPEDQCCPVCDDKKESQEKAAAEKVEENPEGCYFEGDQKMHAPGTTWHPFVPPFGYIKCAVCTCKGSTGEVHCEKVTCPALTCSRPIRRNPSDCCKECPAEDTPLLEDDEMMQADGTRHCKFGKNYYQNSEYWHPSVPLVGEMKCITCWCDHGVTKCQRKQCPLLTCDNPIRREAQCCPECIEDFMEREEMLKKAEKKKSWRH, from the exons ATGGAGGCGACGCGAGCGTTGTGGATTCTGAGCTGCGTTTTGATGTCGGTCCAGAGCTCGAGACTGAAGACACCAGCGTTACCCATCCAACCTGAGAGGGACCCCATGATCTCCAAAGGAGTGTCCG GCTGTTCGTTCGGTGGACGCTTCTATTCTTTGGAGGACACGTGGCATCCGGACCTCGGAGAGCCGTTTGGAGTGATGCACTGCGTTATGTGTCACTGTGAGCCG CAGAGGAGTCGGCGTGGTAAAGTGTTTGGGAAAGTGAGCTGCAAGAATATGAAGCAGGACTGTCCCGAACCGACCTGTGATGATCCCGTCCTGCTCCCGGGTCACTGCTGTAAATCATGTCCTAAAG GTGACTCTGAGGGAAAAGAGGTGGAGTCTCTGTACGAGTTCTTTCATGAGAAAGAGGACGACCTGCACAAATCTTACAATGACAGATCTTACATAAGTTCAGAGGACGTCAGCGTCAGAGACAGCAGGATGG attttgtggcattattGACGTCTGTGGGTAACTCCTGGCTGCCGAGCTCAAGTGGTGTCGCACGAGCACGCTTTACACTCACGAAAACCACCCTGACCTTCTCCATCATGTACCAGAG GATGAACAGACCGAGGTTAATCTCAGTCCTGGACACAGATGGAAACACAGCCTTTGAGTTGAGAGTACCACAGACGGACTCGGACATG ATCTGTGGAGTTTGGAAGAATCTGCCGAAGTTTCATTTGAGTCAGCTGGAGGCGGAGCAGCTGCGTCTTTTCATGTCGACAGATGACAACAGGAAGGAAGAGCTTGAAGGCAAAATCATTAAACACCGAGCTCTGTTCGCAG AAACGTTCAGTGCCCTCCTCACGCCTGAAgaggtgcattctgggatggGCGGCATCGCCATGTTTACGCTCAGCGACACGGAGAACAATCTGCATTTCATCCTCATCCTGCAGGGACTCATTCCACGTGCGGAGAAAt cATCTGTGAAGTTTCCAGTGAGGGTGAAGCTCTTGTACCGTCAACATCTGCTGAGGGAAATACGGGCAAATATCTCTGCAGAG gaTTCAGACTTTGCTGAAGTTTTGGCGGATCTGAACAGTCGGGAACTCTTCTGGTTGTCCCGCGGGCAGCTACAGATCGCCGTGGAAACCGACGCTCCGAACCGCCGTGTGATCTCCGGATTCATTTCTGGCAAGACATCATGTGACA cTCTTCAGAGCGTCATGTCCAGCGGTTCTGCTCTGTCTCCGGGGGAA ACTGGCGGCGTCGGGTCGGCCGTCTTCACTCTTCATCAGAACGGCTCTCTGGACTATCAGGTGCTGGTGGCCGGTCTGAGCAGCGGCGTGGTCGGCGTGACGATCGAGATGAAGCCGCGGCGACGCAGCAAACGCAGCGTCCTGTACGACATCACGGGGGATTATTCCTCATCGGGTGAGAGGGGCGGCGGGCGTGCGGCGGGTGTCGCCGGCCGCGTGGAAGCGCGACACATTCACATGCTCCTGCAGAATGAACTGTTCATTAACATCGCCACGGCCGAGCAGCCGGAGGGAGAGTTACGCGGACAGATACGCACGCTGCCGTACAACGGACTGGATGCACGGAGACATG AACTTCCGGTTCCTCTGGCGGGTCAGTTCGTGTCTCCCGCCGTTCGGACCGGCGCCGCGGGACACGCGTGGATCTTTGTGGATGAACAGTGTCATCTTCACTATGAGATCGTCGTGAACGGGCTGAGCAGGAGCGAAGACGCCTCCATAAACGCCCACCTGCACGGATTGGCTGAGATCGGTGAGATGGACGACGCGGCCACCAATCACAAGAGACTTCTCACCGGCTTCTACGGTCAACAG gctcAGGGTGTGTTGAAGGATTTAAGTCTGGAGTTATTAAGGCATTTGGATGAGGGTAAAGCTTATATTCAAGTCAGCACCAAAATGAACCCCAGAGGAGAAATACGAGGACTG ATTCATGTTCCGAACAGCTGTGAGTTCGGTTCCCGCGGTGAGGTCGTGGAGGAGGCGGAGTTTGATGACCTCGTGTTCGTCCGCGACCCGGCAGAGGTGAAGAAAGACCCACACGCATGTTTCTTTGAGGGAGAACATCACGCACACGGCTCTCAGTGGACTCCTCAATACAACAACTGCTTCACCTGCACTTgccag AAGAAAACAGTGATCTGTGATCCGGTGATCTGTCCCGTCCTCTCATGTCCTCATAAGATTCAGCCTGAAGATCAATGCTGTCCCGTCTGTGACG ATAAGAAAGAATCTCAAGAGAAAGCTGCAGCAGAGAAAGTGGAGGAGAATCCAGAAG GATGTTATTTTGAAGGCGATCAGAAGATGCACGCTCCTGGAACCACATGGCACCCGTTCGTCCCTCCGTTCGGTTACATCAAGTGTGCGGTGTGCACCTGCAAG GGCTCCACGGGTGAAGTCCACTGCGAGAAGGTGACCTGTCCGGCCCTCACCTGCTCCCGACCAATCAGACGCAACCCTTCCGACTGCTGTAAGGAGTGTCCCGCTGAGGACACGCCCCTCCTGGAAGACGATGAAATGATGCAGGCGGACGGAACGAGACACTGCAAGTTTGGCAAAAACTATTATCAGAACAGCGAGTATTGGCACCCGAGCGTGCCGCTGGTGGGGGAGATGAAGTGCATCACCTGCTGGTGTGAT CACGGAGTGACAAAATGTCAAAGGAAACAGTGTCCGCTGTTGACCTGCGATAACCCCATACGACGGGAGGCTCAGTGCTGTCCCGAGTGCATAG